A genomic segment from Conger conger chromosome 2, fConCon1.1, whole genome shotgun sequence encodes:
- the hs3st3b1b gene encoding heparan sulfate glucosamine 3-O-sulfotransferase 3B1b: MEYSLICHNPYAFSYGPVKKRVLVLCIMFLLWVYMLYSCVGYCATMPSLVVDTYRGKETAESAGKRTASGKAELMSRLLPRPQSWVDVESDYDEPPVRTSSRDLLNNEIEVDRVDDWDEIRGEQRSPEPSAMSSFSNGSGSKKLPQAIIIGVKKGGTRALLEFLRVHPDIRAVGAEPHFFDRNYDNGLDWYRDLMPKTLEGQITMEKTPSYFVTKEAPARIYAMSRDTKLIVVVRDPVTRAISDYTQTLSKKPDIPTFQSLTFKNRTTGLIDTSWSAVQIGIYAKHLDSWLQFFPMRQILFVSGERLISDPAGELGRVQDFLGLKRIITDKHFYFNQTKGFPCLKKAEGSSKPHCLGKTKGRTHPNIHPEVVQRLRDFYRPFNMKFYQMTGHNFGWD; the protein is encoded by the exons ATGGAATATAGTCTTATCTGTCATAATCCATATGCGTTCTCATACGGCCCCGTGAAAAAGAGAGTCTTAGTTCTGTGCATCATGTTTCTACTGTGGGTCTACATGCTGTATTCCTGCGTGGGCTACTGCGCCACCATGCCAAGTTTGGTAGTGGACACTTATCGGGGGAAAGAGACGGCGGAGTCCGCCGGCAAAAGGACAGCGAGCGGCAAGGCAGAGCTGATGTCCAGGCTGCTGCCCAGACCACAGAGCTGGGTGGATGTGGAATCCGATTACGACGAGCCTCCCGTCAGGACGTCGTCCAGAGACTTGCTGAACAACGAGATCGAGGTGGACAGGGTCGACGACTGGGACGAAATTAGGGGCGAGCAGAGGTCCCCCGAGCCGAGTGCCATGTCAAGTTTCTCCAACGGTTCGGGCAGCAAGAAGCTGCCCCAGGCGATCATCATCGGCGTGAAGAAGGGAGGTACTCGGGCGCTGCTGGAGTTTCTGCGCGTGCATCCAGACATCCGGGCCGTAGGAGCCGAGCCGCACTTCTTCGACAGGAACTACGACAACGGACTGGACTGGTACAG GGACCTGATGCCGAAGACCCTGGAGGGCCAGATCACCATGGAGAAGACCCCCAGCTACTTTGTGACCAAGGAGGCGCCGGCCCGGATCTACGCCATGTCCCGGGACACCAAGCTCATCGTGGTGGTGCGGGACCCGGTGACCAGGGCCATCTCCGACTACACGCAGACGCTGTCCAAAAAGCCCGACATCCCCACCTTCCAGAGCCTGACCTTCAAAAACAGGACTACGGGTCTGATCGACACGTCCTGGAGCGCCGTGCAGATCGGCATCTACGCCAAGCACCTGGACTCCTGGCTGCAGTTCTTCCCCATGCGCCAGATCCTGTTCGTGAGCGGGGAGAGGCTGATCAGCGACCCGGCGGGAGAGCTGGGCCGCGTGCAGGACTTCCTGGGGCTGAAGAGGATCATCACGGACAAGCACTTCTACTTCAACCAGACCAAGggcttcccctgcctgaagaaGGCCGAGGGCAGCAGCAAGCCCCACTGCCTGGGCAAGACCAAAGGCCGCACGCACCCCAACATCCACCCCGAGGTGGTGCAGAGGCTGCGGGACTTCTACCGGCCCTTCAACATGAAGTTCTACCAGATGACGGGGCACAACTTCGGTTGGGATTGA